The DNA segment CTGAATTATCGTCAACGCATCTTTGGTTGACCCCACGTACCCATAGTACGATGGACTAATCTTAGTTGACCCAGGTGTAGAAGAGCTTGACATTTTGGACTATGGTGTACTAGACTAAATATTAAGAGAATATGGGCTCTTTTATTGTTTGGCAACGctattttattgtttggCAACGCTATATTAGCCAGGTATGCTTGTCACTTGCGCCACTCACACAACAACTAGACCCACAGATGTGTCCCCTAAAGCTGGTCTGTAATTATATATGGATAATAACCAAACGTTCACTTGGATCTCAATTCCAAAAGAACAATAGATGAAAGTTCGTATATACTCTTACCTTTTTTTAACTCTCCACAACTAAACTTAGTCCTGAAGAATCTTATTCCACTGTAATTACTTTGAACTTGTAGTGATTTTGTCAGTGTGTCAATTAACTGTACCACGTATTTTTGTCCAATGTTCGTGAAAGTGCCACCCGATTATTTTTACAGGGGAAACTCGAACTAATTTAAACTTAATTtaagaattaaaatttctGCAGGGTGATACAACTGTAAAGcttaatatatatagacTTTATATGCACAGTtctatttcaatataaCTATATACTTTAAACCAAATTATAAAGTTTGACCATTCGTTTCATTCTGGCGTACGCTTACTGGGGGTTCAGCTTATTGTACCGCATCTTCGTAGCCTAGTTATTTAGTCACAAAGCGTCTTGTCTCATATACGGAAGGTTGAATAATAGCTTATGTAACTTCATCTCGTATACAGAGCGTAGAATATCTTCGCAAATGTGGTTTGTGTAACGCTATTACGTGGACGGCTATAGTATATTCCACAGCATGTTGTCCCCTTTGGGGATACGTGCAGGACTAAAGGCGGACTTTTATCTCCCATACGTGGCAATGTGAATCTAGGTTTAGGGGTGCATGGAGCATCTCTCTCTTGGTATGGGGTATCGCGCACGTGATTCCCCACTATTACCACTGCTTAATATTTACCAACCGTATATTTTGTACCCCCAGATGACGTCAACAATTGGGAGAGGGTAATCTGGGCACACGAGAAGCGTAAAGTAAAATTAGATATCTCGAGGACGTGACTAAGCATACTGATAGGCATCAACATGTCAAGAAAATATAGCCTAGATATAGATGCCGGATTTATTCTAAAATGGGGGTGTATGATTTGGATCATTTAGGGGATGTAGAATAATTCCTAGTGTTTTGGTCTGATGCGGGCGGTGGGCCAAAAGCTGGTGGGTGGGACGTTCAGGTTCCATCCGATATGGGTGGCCGAGGCGTCGTGTGGCCCATTGGGTTGTTTTGGTCCATTATATAAGCGATATAGCACATTAGTGATGATAGTAGGCCAATGCGGACTATCTATGACTTATGTGTAGGATTTCGAGCAATCTGGTGTATAGCGATAAAAAAAACCAGATAGCCCTTTTAAAGGAAAAGTTTGAAAGAGTATTCATCTAGGgttcaattgattaatgatTAAGACTGAATCGATTGATTTTCATTCGTATTTACCACCCTACAGATCGTTACTAACTCCCAATGCCAGGTATGACTATAAAACGCATACATTGGTCCCCATTAAGGAACATGATCTTCGGGCACTTACATCGATGAATTTGGGAGGCAAACACACTACCACATCAAAGATCAAgatgaaatataaatctttGCTAAGTGATGTGAGCAAAAGGACTTCGATCTTGTCGTTACGTATAGGATCCACTGCCAATGCAAAACAGACCCCTATCGGTGTGAAAAGTTTGCCAAGCGAAGTATTGGagtatatttttgaattagTTGATTCAGAAGAGGCTTACATAAATTGTATGTTGGTTTGTAAACAGTTCTACCAGGTTTCAAAGCCTTTTCTATATGAGGACTTATCTTTTACCTCGACATACCGTTTTGCACAGTTCATTACTTATCTAAGAGTGAATCCCGAAGTGGGGCAATACATCAAATCGGTTGATTTGTCGCAAATCAAGCACGGAGAGCCCGATGACTATGAAGATGAGAACAGGGAGTTGGAACAAACCCACACCAGTACATCACATGGTGATAGTGATACCTTAAATTCAGTTTCCAGGATTCTAGCTGGCTGGAGAGACTGGAAGTATAAAAATAACCCATTATATTCGATCCAGCCGTATTTGAACTTGACAAAGGTTAACTCTAATTCTCAGACGCTGTCAAAATCGTCCAaaacaacaaattcaatgaagatGTTGCGACTCTCCAAGACACTTAGCTATTTCAAGCCCAAAAAGCGCCAAAAGCTCAATAGTTCTCGAAATAAGAATAGAGCACACCCCCCCTTACAAACCTTGAATCTAGGAAATCGAAGGAATAATTCACATCCTCAAATCAATAAGTTTTTAATGAACTATTCCGCCTCAAAAGACCTACCAATTGGctatattcttcatttaatCTCGTTATGCCCTAACATTATATCCTTAAACCTTGGAAATTTATCCCTTTCTACTGATTATGAAATTAGTAGATCAATGATGTATAAGTTCAGAACCTTCGATCTTATGGACAATTATCCAAAGGAAACAGCGGCTACTATTAATGGAATTATGaatcataataataaatcaaatgaagagTCTTTATTCGGCTTCAATCAAGAGAAAAACTCCTTCACGTCGTTATCtatcttgaatattaatgaCGCCAAATCTCAACAATTGCAGCAATCAAGGCAAAATCCTACTTCTTCGGCTTCATCTGTATATTCAGTTGCATTTTCTAAACCGATtgtcaaatataatagttTATTACCTCCATTGCCGCCAGCAATCCATGACCTTTCATATATGAATAAAGGCGATGGAAAAGTGTACTTGAgtgatttgaatttgaagtccatgaataataattactTGACAAAATTAAGTGAAAATGAGATTCTTCACGCAATAGCTAAAGCACATAGCAGTTCGGATGGCCCATATGGAAATAGATTAAAGTACATTAACCTATCATCAATGATTTGGCTTACCAAAACTTCAGCCCAGCGATTTTTAGACCAAATTGTGAATAAATGTCTATGGGAGGAATCGTACTTCTCGGATGCTGAGACTGTTAATTCAGACTCAGATTCAGAGATAATTGGACAAGACCTAGTCATTGACTTGCGTGATTCTGGTATGTATAAGAATCTTGAATGGGCCAAATTAATCGATTTAAATCAAAGTGAAGGTCGCAGATTAATCAAGAGGATTATAAACGATGATGTGCTCAATacttttgatgaatttatgAGGAGAGAAAGACTAAGAAGAGGTAGGATTGGTGAGAATTACcttaattgaaatttacTCCCATTCATTCATATATCAAACTACAGCTCTATATGTACATTATTTCagtatttatttcaataccATATTTATATGTCCCAGACTTCAGGTCATCACTATTTCATGGGTCAGCCTGTCctaattgaaaattagcGGCAACCTCGAATAGCAATGGTTTTAGAGCTGGATGTTTTCATCTAGAAATTTTAAACATACACCTCATATCTGTTAGCTCATTCACTAAAGTGAATATAATGTTAACGCTAAACTTATTGACACAAGAGTTATTCAAAAGTTCACataaaaagaaaacatTATATTTGTGGAAGATTTTTtgacaattttttttttatttccaTGAATCTCATAACCGGGTAACTGGCTTAACCTCATTCTACAAAGGCATACAAAAATATACACGGTACTAATAATCATAAATTTACTCCTCCAGaatcatttttcatttgagTAAAGAGCCGTGATATGTCAGATCTTTCGGCTCAACTATCTgctttcaaaaataaaatcagaAGCGGGCCTTCTGTCACTGTTGCCAGAAGGGCAGTTACACCTGCCAAGTCAAATGATTCCAGCAATGCTAATCCCAGTAATGCctataataatagaaaCGGTGTTTCTAACGGAACCCCTAATAAAAGACCAGGAAGTGATACAATTACTGAAGCTATCAAGAGGCAAAAAGCGTCTACAGGAGGCATGTCGGGATCACATTTATCAACTCAATTACATTTAGCGgttgaatatattaaacAGCACGATTTTCCTATTACAGTATCGAAGTTACAGAACTATCTTTCGTTTGACATAAGTGCCACGTTGCTTCCGTTATTGAAGGAGATTGATCGTATAAAATTCAATCCCGAAGATAATACATTGGAATATGTCTCGTTGCACAATATTAGGTCTTCGGATGACTTGTTGAATTTCTTAAGATCGCAGCCGACTTTCAGAGGTATATCCGTTAAGGAGTTAAAGGATGGATGGGCCGGATGTCTGCAGGCCATCAATGAGTTGGAAGAACAGAGTAAAGTTTTGGTtttaagaaataaaaaGGAAAATACCCCCAGACTTGTATGGGCAAACCTTGGAGGAGAAATGGGTTTAATTGACGATGAGTTTTGTGACATGTGGTCTAATGTCAAATTGCCTGAACCGGATAGCTTGTATCAAGCATTAATAGATCAAGGTTTAAAGCCTACCGGAGCCGATCCTCAGACAATTAAAAAGAAACCGcaacaacaagaaaagaaacaaaagaaaGCAAGAAGAGGTAAGGTTACCAACACTCATATGAAAGGCATATTGAAGGACTACTCGGAATTAGTATAATAGATTAGTTAAAAATCatctatataattttattatatcattttaCTGAAACGCGTGTAAATTTGAGTACATCATATAGTAGAAAATTCTTGAGGAATTAAACTAAATAACAAGATTACTACTACTAGTCTTAGAAAACTACAATCGCatataaagaagaagatgtCTGGTATGTATTCGGATAAACCGTATAATTAAGTATTTGTTTGAATGTTACCATTTAAATTttacaatattattttggaCGATTAGGCAATAACGATCTTTGACAGTTCTAGTTTGGCCATCATATACTTGAATACAAGTATTATCGGCTATATACTTTAGATAGAATACTAACTGGGACTATTAGTTGATTTTAACACTGTTGCTTCCGAGTTCTGTAACTTTTACTACCAACAATTCGATTCGGATAGAACCCAATTGGGTAACTTATACAGAGAGCAATCCATGTTAACATTTGAAACTTCCCAATTACAAGGTGCTAAAGACATTGTTGAAAAGTTAGTTTCTTTACCTTTCCAAAAAGTTGCACACAGAATTTCTACATTAGATGCTCAACCAGGTTCACCAAATGGTGACATTTTAGTTATGGTTACTGGagaattaataattgaCGATGAACAAAACGCTCAACGTTATTCTCAGGTTTTCCACCTCATCCCTGATGGCAACTCGTATTATGTCTTTAATGATATCTTCAGATTAAACTACTCTTAATTTTGATCCACAGTACTTCTTGCAAACGTGCAATTATGAGTGGTcagatttgaatataataaagaataaatactaaataaataataattcatttgaaatagCTATATACTTACGTATCTACTCCAAACACTTTGAATTGtgaatcaatcaatttattgtttttatAGCGCACTCTAAACTTTTCTCCTGAAACTAATGctaaatttatatactaaAACCTAAaagtattcaattttaaataagtaTGCTGGATTCAATTTCACGTCCATCTATTCCCAGGAGACCAAAAAAACAATTGCAAGTTGATTTACCTAATCACCTGGAAGGTTTTGATAGATCTGATACTGAATCTGATAATGAGCAAATGGTAAGTTTAGAATCGTTGGAATCTAACGAAGCAAGCGATAAGATTCCAGTGATTCCAAAAAGACCAGATAGatcaaaatcttcatcaaaaagCCCTAGCTTACCGGCTATTCCTAAAAGACCTCAAAAGTCCGACACATCTGGTGTGGAGTCTCCAAGTCCACTGGATTTACCTGAAGTGgaaaacgaagaagaaaaccACAAGAGCATATATGATGAGTCAGTAAGTTCGAAGAAGCATTCTGACGATGCAATTGAACCACCTGAAAGTTCTGAATTCAATTATGAAGTAGGCGATAGATCGGACGTCGATGTTTCCGATGGAGATAAGACCCCCGGCAATACTAATACTAAGACCAGTATTAAAGAGGACCTCAATATAACTGATGATAATTCTATGCA comes from the Debaryomyces hansenii CBS767 chromosome B complete sequence genome and includes:
- a CDS encoding DEHA2B12474p (similar to CA0596|IPF9706 Candida albicans IPF9706) yields the protein MIKTESIDFHSYLPPYRSLLTPNARYDYKTHTLVPIKEHDLRALTSMNLGGKHTTTSKIKMKYKSLLSDVSKRTSILSLRIGSTANAKQTPIGVKSLPSEVLEYIFELVDSEEAYINCMLVCKQFYQVSKPFLYEDLSFTSTYRFAQFITYLRVNPEVGQYIKSVDLSQIKHGEPDDYEDENRELEQTHTSTSHGDSDTLNSVSRILAGWRDWKYKNNPLYSIQPYLNLTKVNSNSQTSSKSSKTTNSMKMLRLSKTLSYFKPKKRQKLNSSRNKNRAHPPLQTLNLGNRRNNSHPQINKFLMNYSASKDLPIGYILHLISLCPNIISLNLGNLSLSTDYEISRSMMYKFRTFDLMDNYPKETAATINGIMNHNNKSNEESLFGFNQEKNSFTSLSILNINDAKSQQLQQSRQNPTSSASSVYSVAFSKPIVKYNSLLPPLPPAIHDLSYMNKGDGKVYLSDLNLKSMNNNYLTKLSENEILHAIAKAHSSSDGPYGNRLKYINLSSMIWLTKTSAQRFLDQIVNKCLWEESYFSDAETVNSDSDSEIIGQDLVIDLRDSGMYKNLEWAKLIDLNQSEGRRLIKRIINDDVLNTFDEFMRRERLRRGRIGENYLN
- a CDS encoding DEHA2B12496p (similar to uniprot|P36145 Saccharomyces cerevisiae YKR062W TFA2 TFIIE small subunit involved in RNA polymerase II transcription initiation), with the protein product MSDLSAQLSAFKNKIRSGPSVTVARRAVTPAKSNDSSNANPSNAYNNRNGVSNGTPNKRPGSDTITEAIKRQKASTGGMSGSHLSTQLHLAVEYIKQHDFPITVSKLQNYLSFDISATLLPLLKEIDRIKFNPEDNTLEYVSLHNIRSSDDLLNFLRSQPTFRGISVKELKDGWAGCSQAINELEEQSKVLVLRNKKENTPRLVWANLGGEMGLIDDEFCDMWSNVKLPEPDSLYQALIDQGLKPTGADPQTIKKKPQQQEKKQKKARRGKVTNTHMKGILKDYSELV
- a CDS encoding DEHA2B12518p (highly similar to uniprot|P33331 Saccharomyces cerevisiae YER009W NTF2 Nuclear envelope protein), with the translated sequence MSVDFNTVASEFCNFYYQQFDSDRTQLGNLYREQSMLTFETSQLQGAKDIVEKLVSLPFQKVAHRISTLDAQPGSPNGDILVMVTGELIIDDEQNAQRYSQVFHLIPDGNSYYVFNDIFRLNYS